A stretch of Ranitomeya variabilis isolate aRanVar5 chromosome 3, aRanVar5.hap1, whole genome shotgun sequence DNA encodes these proteins:
- the LOC143817663 gene encoding olfactory receptor class A-like protein 1 has translation MEIRLLLKAFGFILLLVLGIPGNIFILLKFACIKIAEKKLLPANIILLAIIFSNIVVIFSRVLPQALAGVGVEHLLDNIQCKFVFTSFRISRAMSICGTSFLSIYQCTLIAPMSKFWSRCKLIIAQYVKVIIAILFGINLSIYCIAFYVTNAKTNTTTSPYTLQLVYCIADFKTYDSFITNGAIVTIREIISLALLALSSSYIVYVLLQHAKNIHGNRSSNRGQNKSVEHKASRSVISLVAMYVLLYGMDNTIWVYSLSMTKVDPEIHELRVFLSTSYSALSPFLLIATNPKLHQKISFCKKKAENEESQLIYKNNFNFDLINPSKSCILISLLLNHLLS, from the coding sequence ATGGAAATTCGTCTTCTCCTTAAGGCATTTGGTTTTATACTATTACTTGTCTTAGGAATACCTGGAAATATTTTTATCCTGCTTAAATTTGCCTGCATCAAGATAGCAGAGAAGAAACTTCTACCGGCGAATATCATCCTGCTTGCCATCATTTTCTCAAATATCGTAGTTATTTTCTCCCGAGTCCTTCCTCAAGCCTTAGCTGGAGTTGGGGTAGAACATTTACTAGATAACATACAATGTAAATTTGTCTTCACGTCTTTCAGAATTAGCAGAGCCATGTCTATCTGTGGCACCAGTTTTCTTAGCATTTACCAATGCACACTTATTGCTCCCATGAGCAAGTTTTGGAGCAGATGCAAACTAATCATAGCGCAGTATGTCAAGGTCATCATTGCAATTCTTTTTGGCATAAATTTATCAATTTATTGTATAGCATTTTATGTCACAAATGCAAAAACGAACACAACAACATCACCATACACACTGCAGTTAGTTTATTGCATTGCCGACTTTAAAACCTATGACTCCTTTATTACAAATGGGGCAATTGTAACAATTCGGGAGATAATATCCTTAGCGCTACTGGCTTTATCTAGCAGTTATATAGTATATGTGTTACTTCAACACGCCAAAAATATTCATGGTAATAGAAGCTCAAACAGAGGACAAAATAAATCAGTTGAGCACAAGGCTTCCCGGTCTGTCATCTCATTGGTGGCAATGTATGTTTTGCTTTATGGCATGGACAACACCATTTGGGTTTACTCTTTGAGTATGACAAAAGTAGACCCTGAAATCCATGAACTTCGAGTTTTTCTTTCTACATCCTATTCTGCCTTGAGTCCATTTCTTCTTATAGCTACCAATCCAAAGCTACACCAAAAAATAAGTTTTTGTAAAAAGAAAGCAGAAAATGAAGAGTCACAA